One window from the genome of Chrysemys picta bellii isolate R12L10 chromosome 15, ASM1138683v2, whole genome shotgun sequence encodes:
- the LOC101941774 gene encoding disintegrin and metalloproteinase domain-containing protein 20-like — protein MPRSLMARDRLLLLKLGVSMVLLGSLLPSTGASPHPPPRFASYEVIVPRKLAPKEGKATKDEMSYAIKVEGKIHVVHLKQKKGFLVKNFPVFTYDARGQLRVDQPHIPDDCYYHGYVENTPESHVALSTCSGLKGFLQIGSLNYGIEPVKTSFTFQHRLYRTEEMEPKAVTCEVTDGERKRPATVMETRKDLIGKDLSIRFRHTRYLELFIVVDKKMFDYHGKNETNVTYLVVDTVNMADSHFQSLKLRILLVGLLIWTQSNPINIPEDIRLLLQSFNDWRRLNISPRVKHDAAHLFIYKNFGALVGRAYVSGICEGYYGAGVEAYIYDSPVLFSKVLSHELGHNLGMEHDHTGCMCGKHTSCIMNEASSRTSLFSNCSKNYFLDLMDKGKGNCLFNIPEPHTLFTLQRCGNKVVDHGEDCDCGNLRECRRDPCCHHNCTLKPGAVCSVGQCCRKCKFLPPGRTCRAITDECDLPEYCDGISEWCPEDVYKQDGKACSDKGYCYKGKCATHNLQCESIFGKGAKAAPEICFNELNVKADRFGNCGGDGKETAFEKCNHSNILCGRVQCVNVKTVPVLEEYATIIQTPMGNGWCWGTDYHPGVDIVDIGVVADGTTCGNTQVCMNRTCMAASVIKRACDEDKKCSERGVCNNNKNCHCIMGWAPPNCQFHGFGGSIDSGPPPQIVSGKIWWVFWAILGLALLILIALILAVRRFKESILSCLRRAFLKKPQPKGHPAEKDSKKSEGRKPHK, from the coding sequence ATGCCGAGGAGTCTGATGGCAAGGGACAGACTGCTGCTCCTCAAACTGGGCGTCTCCATGGTGTTGCTGGGGTCTCTCCTTCCCAGCACAGGCGCTAGTCCTCATCCACCTCCACGGTTTGCTTCCTATGAAGTGATAGTTCCGAGGAAGCTAGCACCAAAAGAAGGCAAAGCCACCAAGGACGAGATGTCCTATGCCATCAAGGTGGAAGGAAAGATCCATGTAGTTCACCTAAAGCAGAAGAAAGGATTCCTAGTAAAAAATTTCCCGGTCTTCACTTATGATGCTAGAGGGCAACTGAGAGTAGATCAACCCCATATTCCAGATGATTGCTACTATCATGGGTATGTGGAAAATACCCCAGAGTCTCACGTGGCCCTCAGCACCTGCTCTGGACTCAAAGGGTTTCTCCAGATTGGGAGCTTAAACTATGGCATTGAACCCGTGAAGACTTCCTTTACGTTCCAGCACCGTCTTTATCGAACAGAGGAGATGGAACCCAAGGCTGTGACGTGTGAAGTAACTGATGGAGAAAGAAAACGTCCAGCAACAGTAATGGAGACTAGGAAGGACTTAATAGGTAAAGACCTGTCTATAAGATTCAGACACACCAGGTATCTCGAGCTCTTTATAGTGGTGGACAAAAAAATGTTTGACTATCATGGGAAAAATGAAACCAATGTGACATATCTCGTTGTTGACACAGTCAACATGGCAGATTCTCATTTTCAATCTCTAAAGTTACGTATACTTCTGGTTGGGCTATTGATCTGGACGCAAAGCAACCCCATTAACATTCCTGAAGACATTAGGTTGCTTCTTCAGAGTTTTAATGACTGGAGAAGACTTAATATTTCTCCACGGGTGAAACATGATGCTGCACacctatttatttataaaaattttGGAGCTCTAGTTGGGAGGGCATATGTCAGTGGGATCTGTGAAGGCTATTATGGAGCAGGAGTTGAAGCATACATTTATGATTCTCCAGTACTCTTTTCAAAGGTTCTCTCTCATGAACTGGGTCATAATCTTGGCATGGAGCATGATCACACAGGCTGTATGTGTGGCAAACACACCAGCTGCATCATGAATGAAGCGAGTTCAAGAACCAGTCTATTCAGTAACTgcagtaaaaattattttttagacCTAATGGATAAAGGAAAAGGAAACTGTTTGTTTAACATCCCTGAACCTCACACACTTTTTACCCTTCAGCGCTGTGGTAACAAAGTAGTGGACCATGGAGAAGACTGTGATTGTGGGAACCTACGAGAATGTAGAAGAGATCCTTGTTGCCATCACAATTGCACACTGAAGCCAGGAGCGGTTTGTTCTGTTGGACAGTGCTGTAGAAAATGTAAGTTTCTTCCACCAGGAAGAACATGCAGAGCAATTACAGACGAGTGTGACCTGCCCGAGTATTGTGACGGGATTTCTGAGTGGTGTCCTGAAGATGTGTATAAGCAGGATGGAAAGGCATGCAGTGACAAAGGCTACTGTTATAAGGGGAAATGCGCCACCCATAATTTACAGTGTGAAAGTATCTTTGGAAAAGGAGCTAAAGCTGCTCCAGAAATTTGCTTCAACGAACTGAATGTAAAAGCTGATCGGTTTGGCAACTGTGGGGGTGACGGGAAAGAAACTGCGTTTGAGAAATGCAACCATAGCAACATTTTGTGTGGGAGAGTGCAGTGTGTGAACGTAAAAACCGTACCTGTCTTGGAGGAATATGCAACCATAATTCAAACCCCTATGGGCAATGGGTGGTGCTGGGGCACAGACTATCATCCAGGGGTAGATATTGTTGACATCGGAGTAGTGGCAGATGGCACAACGTGTGGCAACACACAGGTTTGTATGAACCGGACATGTATGGCTGCTTCAGTGATTAAAAGAGCTTGTGATGAAGACAAAAAGTGCAGCGAGAGAGGAGTTTGCAACAATAATAAAAACTGTCACTGTATCATGGGCTGGGCCCCTCCAAACTGTCAGTTCCATGGCTTTGGAGGAAGCATTGACAGTGGCCCTCCCCCACAAATAGTGAGTGGCAAAATCTGGTGGGTTTTTTGGGCAATACTTGGCCTTGCTCTCCTCATCCTCATTGCTCTTATTCTTGCTGTAAGAAGATTCAAAGAGTCTATCCTATCATGTCTGCGTCGTGCATTCCTCAAGAAGCCGCAACCAAAAGGTCATCCAGCAGAGAAGGATTCAAAGAAGTCGGAAGGAAGGAAACCACATAAGTGA